The Pithys albifrons albifrons isolate INPA30051 chromosome 4, PitAlb_v1, whole genome shotgun sequence genome segment TCCCATGTACACAGTCTGAGACTTGCAGTAACGTGTTTATGTCGACATGCTAAATTGCATGAACTTTGCTCAGAGTAGCAGAGATCTTAGTAACTTATCTCCGGGCACTTGTCAAACACAATTACCTATATACATAGATAGCAAAGTTCACTAAGAATGTCAGCAAACTGGGCATGTAGTGCTAAAGGTTGAAGTGTAAGTGCCAGTGTGCTCTACCTTTAGCTGAAAAAGAAGATATTAATCCTTCATACTGTAATTAATCAGATATTAAGGTCTGCTTTGACCAAGTGTGCATAGTATTTATATACtgttgtagtggttttagctaggcctcaaattagcaggctcagagaatctatgtggattgagagacagctctcacctgactgggtaaccaaagaagtatttcataccagatgatgcaaacttaagatatgtgtgcagcagtgggaggtgttaggtcagttccattatggctggagtgcagagaaACTTCAAGGGTGTAAATACCTGCCTGCTGTTCAGCACTACTGGGATGAGTACAGACTGTGAGGTTAAAAGCGTACCTGAGATGGTATGATTAAAGTCTATGACATTTGCTTGATGCAGGGAGGTGAAGAGAGGAAACTCAATAGTTTTGCAGTATGTTCTTAAAGCAGTATGTTCAACTGCAAAAGCAGGCTCACCTCAATAATGGTAGTACAGGTCACTGAAAAGGTAGAAGTGACAGCCAGTTATTTACCTGCTGTGTTTTGGAGATTTATGAGCATGTTGTCTTCTGAAGATCTCTATGCTtatgtttttttggtttttcagcAGACTTGAGACTGTGACTTGTTCTGTATATGATTTTGTGACAACAAGGAATCCTACAAGGCAAAAAATGTTGTGGTCCTAAAAGCAGAATTTGTTCTTACTGAAGGACTAGCTTGTGAACATTAACATTGTTTAATCAAGCCATAAATTTAGATTTGTGATTGTCATGCATTTATGCATTTCTATGTAAGATGCTTAATGGGAAGATATCActcttggttttttcctttcccctagATTTTGGGTCCACATTCTGTCAGAGCAGAGAATGAAAGCCATAACATGAGGGAGGGGAATTTCTAAAGCAGATGAGGACAGTTGTTTCCTATTGATGATGAATGCTAAATGAATTGTGTAGTGCATTCTGGAGGAGCAACTTGGCAATGagacagaaacaggaaaaatgggTCATATATGCAGGTGTAagccaatttttattttatttttttaaacaacactAAAAAGCAGGctagagaaaatatttagaatggatctgaaaatgttttttggttttgaaatgttgttgtttggtttttctctaTGGTTTATCCTATCTGgtaaatgtttgggtttttttcatcaggTATCTGAAGAAATAGCCTCGAGATGAACTTCTTCTTGGAAACGTTAAAAGTCCTTGGCCTTTCTACTTATTATTTACTGGAGTCACTAGTATTCTTTGTTGTGCCTAGACGAAAGAAGAATGTTAGTGGTGAAACAGTATTAATAACAGGAGCAGCAAGTGGCTTTGGAAGACTCTTATCATTAAAGTTTGCTAGACTTGGAGCCACGTTGGTTCTCTGGGATATTAATCAAGAGGGGCTCAAGGAGACGGTTAGACTGGCCAGAGAAAATGGAGCCCTAAGAGTACACTCTTACATCTGTGATTGTAGCAAAAGGCAGGATATCTACAGAGTAGCTGATCAGGTAAAGTATCTTATTTGTGACTTTGACAGTGTATGCATGTGTGTAAGACTCTTTATTAAGTTTTTTAGTGGCTTCAAGAGATTATGGTTAATTAATTCTGAATGCATTGTGTGTTATCTGTTTCAAGAATTCTGGTTTAGAGTTGACTTGTGTATCTCTATTCCTTAAAAAgaattggttttcttttttagtagCTCATTTCATCTGGGTAGCTTCTCATTCATTCATTCGATTACCGACCAGGCACTTACTTGTGAAGTGAGGAAAATCAATTTATTGAAGCTAAAGCAGTATTTGAAGTTCTATAAATAGATTTTTGCAGACTCACTTTATTGGAATTAATAAATATATCTTGATGTCTTAAATAgttgttttattcctttctgaATAGCTTTGTAGGCATAGCATGTGGTTAGATGTTTTGGGTAGATTAGTAGAATTGCCAAAAGCCAAAATTGCTTAACAGTTTCCAGTATAAAAACTTGTTCTGATTTGCTTAAAGTTTCCTAAACTTAAATGTTGGACTAAAAAGTTTCCGCAGTGAGTATTTGCCTGGGGATGAATTCCttaatccaaaaaaaaaaaaaaaagagaaagagagaataaatcaataaataaattcCACTGTTGTTGGGAATCTTATTGGCTGCAATAAGGTTTTGGTGCTCTTTAAGAAGCTCtagccttctttttttttttcctttctatggAAAAATGATTACAATCAAGTGTTCTGATAAGTGAAGCTAATATATACCTTGCAGCTTGTTAAAGGCTGGTGCTATTAGTTTTGTATTTCAATAATTCTCATCATCCTGTCTCGGGACTGGGATGGGGGACCACTCCCGAGAtaattcacacacacagaggtttgGAGAACATATCGAAAGCACTGTATTTCTGGCTGGTGTCTGGCTTATAAGGGGTCCTAATAGGGGCTGGGTTTGGAGGGGATTGGACAGCACATCTGGGGGCAGCGTTAGGAAGACAGGGATGGCAGAGGCTCAGGtagctgcagcagggcagggaaggggtgtaGGAAAAcctcaggggaaaaaacacacagagagggggaaggaacatggaGGATGTGAGCCCAGGGGACTGAGTCTGACAATCCTGGGTCACCCTCACAGCTCTGTTACACCAGCTGAGCTGGTCAtttgctgtccctgcagagtaGCTGCCCATGGCCTATAGCTGTGcttcctgctgaactgggaggactggaggaaggagggaataTTCTAGTGTGAAGGACACTGAAATGAAGAAGATGAAAACTAACCTTCAGTTTTGAAGACTTGAGGGCTAGCACTTCAGTCCTATCGAGAAAAGCAGTAGCTGAGCCATTCTGtccaaattttaaaagaagaggGTGTAATTCTGCATGTGACACAGGTTCAGGATGATACAAACAGAAGCAGACAGGAGCAAAGAAGTTGTAACAGGGTCTCAGTGTGTGATGCCTCACTTAGAGCCTTCTATCAGCAGTTCACTAACAATCAGATTCACTAATAATCCTTCTGTCACTCTGTAGAGAAGACAATACCCTAATATTGTTATTTCAGAAACATCCTGTCCTGCTGATGATGTAGAATCATGTTAACAACTTTCCCATCTTGCCAATGACAAAAACTTTAGTGTTGGTTCCTTGTGCCACTGTTTACTTAATGCAGCATAATAGACTTTGGCTCATAGTGTTCAGCATCAGCCTTTGCAAGATAACACAGTTGTGGTTCCAGgttctgttttttctgcttctggtgATTCAGCTTCAGATAATGACTTGGGGTTTTGCAAGACTATAGTGAACTAAATTCATGGAGGCAGGGCAAGATGTGGTTGAAAACTTTGCCCACAGTAAAACAatcttaaaatgaaatttgttaGGGGAACCTTTCATCCCTGCTTTATCAGCTACATAgagacaacaggaaaaaaattacttcagtagGAAGAAGAACAATGAGCTCACATATGCAAagccttttggttttttcctataCCAATAGGATCAAGGACAGCTTTGGGCTATCAAAAGCCATagcttaaaatttatttctaatgttCCTGTTCTATAAGTACCCAACTTGTAAACAATGTGGCTTTCTCTGATCTATCCTTCCCTTAAGTTCAGCTAAACTTTAAGAATCTAGGACTTTGAAATAGGGAAGTAAATCTGTTTTCTGATCCTCTTACTTCTGAAGAAACAGAAGCCTCTTCCTCATAATCATGCTGCATAATTCCATCTTGGCTCAGATACTTTCAGGATCTCTCTTCCCTGGTACTTTTTTACTTatctgctggggttttttcttgttttttagtCAAGATGACATTTTACAGTCAGTTTTCCAGTATTGTAAGAATCTTCTTTCCTGTGCAGAGGAGCACCAGTAGAAGCACATTTCCCAGTGGTATTTCATGCTGCCTGTAAAACATCCAGTGTTTTCTTCTAGTTCTTGTAAGCAGTTGTGGAAGGGCTTGTAGTTCTTAAAAAGTACACGTATTCGGATGATGTTTGGGAATCATGGGAATTGCTCACTACTAAACTTCACTGTAAATGCATAAATACaaattcagaaacaaacaggaaataGTGTTTACACCTGAAAAAGATGTTTAATTAAATCAGCTGTTTGCATAATGGTTGCTTTATTGAGGTCTAAAGCCACTGGAACATAATTTCCTCCACTGCACAATTTGAGAGGTTTAGTACTCTGGAAAGTTGGCATTAtttctacacacacacacagtcttCCAGTCTGAGTATCTAGAGAAAAGGCTTGATAAAGGTCTATTATACTTGGCCTCAAAGCAGAGTGTGGAAGCCTGGGCTGAGTGACTTGGCACTATCATGCATAAGGGAGAGCTGAAAGAAGTGAATTAAACCAGCCAGTTTGCTGAGGAAAGCTGCCACATTTAGTTAATAGGGAAGCAACATGAGCAGAGGTGTTGTAAAGCTAGAATAATTTGTCTGGGTTGCAAAGAAGGCACTTGAATCTGCTTTGATTTCCATTCAAAATGTGAATATATTTTGTAGGACTCAGTAGGACCAGGTGGTAAAGGAAGAGGTTGTTCAGGTTTTCACCACCGGTTAGCAATGGGGTGATAAAAGTTCTGTTCACTGTTTCCTCTGCTCATCTCACTTGAGTGTCCTAGCTACCAAGTTACAAACTGTATGTGCCACATCCCCCACCTCTGTCTGGTTTTTGCTTGCACAAAACAGGTCATTTATTCAGGCATTTATTTGCCCCAAAGAGTAAATTTGAGGTACTAGTCCAGGTTGCCAGAACTACTAGGTCATCTGACATAAGGCAGCATTAAATCATCCTTTGCTAACAATAACATTTATTAGTCTGTGCTATTTTTAACTTGTGATAAGAAGTACATACTTAGGTTGGTAACTAGAACAACTTTTCTAAGGCTACCTATAGAGATTGTGTGTCACTGCTTCAGAATATTTAAATTGCTACAACTTTTTGAGTGGTGAATAGACAGACAAGAATGTTTGAGCAATGGCTGAGGTGGAGGGGCTCTGGCTAATGAATTTGTTATATAAGCTATTCTGTGTAATCCTATTAAGGTTGCTctgtttttggggggggggggtttgattttttggggttttttttgaaccCTTGCTAGTCAACAAACATGGACAAGATTGGATCAAGTCTAAGGAAGATGAGAAAGTTAGATAAGCCAGAACAAAGGATAGGTGATAAATTACCCTTTAATTCTTTACTGTTATATAGGCTAGCCTAGCTGATCTGCTTGGGCTTTCTTCACTTTCTGTAGGCACCTAGTAAAAGCAGTAGCATGAAGAAATTAAAGTTCTGTGATCCACAATTGCAAGATGATATGAAACCAACCTGGTTTCCTGAAACTACTGATCAGTACATGTTTAGTACTTAATCTGAAAGGCACAAGTTAAACAACATAGAGtactcatttcttttttcccagatAGCTCAGATCAATGAACTCTACTTCAAATATTATactgaatattttcattctccttttgagagctgggaaaatattttggtatcAGCTGGCCTGTAGTTCTCTCAAGTGAGTCAGTTCATGAATGTTCTCAGTCTGGACCTAAAATGAAAACTGTGCTTCCTCTTACTGAATTAAATGTATAGATATTGGGTTTTAGCCAACTTATTTGCTGGGATAGAATGTACCAGATTCTAGTCCAGAATCGCTCATTGGTTTTAAGATGGATTTACtgtataaaatatttgttttgttagCTAAGCTCTCTGCAGTAGACACTTATCAGGAACAGTTGTCCCCAGAAACGGAGGTGCTGAAGGCAGAAATCTGTATGGAGCTGTTGGGCTCCACATCTCTGAAGAAAATCCAGTTGAAAGCTCAGATTTAAAAAGGCATCAGGTGAAAATATGCAAGAACCTGAGGTGTTTGGATCCATAACAAGCATATTATTTGAAATgtttaatatttctgttaagtTTTCATACATAGAAGTTGTAAAGCatgttttgtatttattgtaatatcttgATGCTTTTTGCTTTAGGTTAAAAGAGAAGTTGGTGATGTTAGCATCCTAGTCAACAATGCTGGTATTGTAACTGGGAAGACATTTCTTAATTGTCCAGATTCACTTGTAGAAAAAACGATGGAAGTGAACACAATGGCACACTTCTGGGTAATATCTATATTTTGCATATAGATATTTTGTACTAAAACATCCTTCTAACACGTTTTCAGTGTTAATTTTACCTTTTGGAATTGAGGGGAAAATGCAAGTACATATAGCTCTTTGGAAGTTCAGTTAGAAATTATGCAAGAATTTAGTCTCTATGCCCTGGagtctgtaaaataaaaaaacaaaaaaaaagaatggaggAATGGATCCTTCGGGAATCTCTGGTGTAGGCAGGTGGAAGTATTTCACATTTAGAAATGCTCTTAAGAACTGAAGTTTACCATCTGCTAAATTCTGAGGCTAGTCATATGTTATAATCTCATTATTGATATGAAGCAGGCCTGGCCTAATAGTTGCTGCCCTAGTAACAGAGAAGTGTTCAGTTCTATTACTGTTCTAGCTGTTTTGTAGTTATGATAGTTTCAGTAAGAAATACCACATGTTCAGATAATAATCTTAATAATAAGTGGagcttttttttcaaaattaataacctaatgtgctttttcttccttccaggGAAGGCAGATCACCTATATGGTGTTTCTCTCATAAAGAATTGTAAAGAAGAtattaaaacatgttttagtttatttataaataagttTAATCACAAAGATCTAATTAATTTAAtagaaggaaaatgtgaaattCAAATTTTTGTCATTGCAGTGGTGAGCTGAAAGAAACTTCATGACTAGCTGAATCTATATATTTAGCTTTCAGCAAGTTACTGTCTATCTTTGGTAGTCCTCCTGTGAGTGGGAAAGTCCCCATTTAAATAGTTGAAGGTTAGAGTTTGCACAACAAGCTCTACATCCACACATCCTTTACATAATGGAAAGGGGAAAGCTTACTTTAACTGTAGTGAGAATTCATCTAAAAACAGCACCTTCAAAATATTATAGCATGTTGCTTACTTAGTAAAATATACATTGCAACTGTGACTTACATTGCAGACTACCAAAGCCTTCCTCCCAGCAATGATGGCCTCTAACCATGGACACTTGGTTACCATAGCAAGTACTGCAGGATTGTGTGGAGCCACTCGTCTTTCAGGTAGTGTATTAAAGCTAATGTTCATTTAGACAATTAGTTTGATTTAaatctgcaaaaaaacccccaaacctaaATGTGAGTTTTCTGCATCTTTCCTTATAGATAAAAGAAACAGTCACACTTTCAGAGCAGCTGACCTTAAATAGACAATTTCTTTAAATAGAGTTTTCCAgaagctcagcagtgctgtgaagCAATTTTTTCTGCCAAGGCAGTTAGAGGATCTACAAGCCATATAGAACTTTGGAAACTGAGAACCTCACTGTTGTTAACTTGCAGGTTTCTGAAAAGGAAGAGGCCACTTTAGATTTGGTGAAAACTCAGAAGGCATTTCTGGAAAATGTATACAAAGAGGGAGGAAAGTTAAATAAAGTGACATAGCAGTAAAAGAAATCTAGCCTCAAGGCAGTAATAATGAGGACAAATTGAGTTTTGAGTTGAAACCATACTGGAGAATCTTGAAAACTGGAGTTTGATGCATTAGAAGCAGTGCATGGATTCAAAGATAAGGTCTGGTATGAAAAGATAATTTCATTTACCATTGTTCCATAGAGAATGAAAGCGATGGCAGGGATGCAATGAGAAACCTTCTGGCTGCCAGTCTAGAACAACAGTTAATTtaacagagggaaaataaaggCATGAATCACGTGAAAGGCAAATTTTATTGGTAACTTATGCTGAAAACTGTTCCTATTCTTTTGTGAAGTGTTTTATTATCAGATGGATACTATGTATGTATAATTGCTATACTATACTGTGCTGTTTTAcactgtaaaaaaagaaaaaaaaggtagctAGTTAGTTTACTTACTAGAGAAAAATTTCTGACTGTTCTCTGTCAAAAACTGTTAGTCTGTTCAGTAAAGTTGAATTTGTAAATTTAAGTATTTAACTgcaataaatgttttattttacagattACTGTGCAAGTAAATTTGGAGCAGTTGGTTTTGCAGAGTCAATGGATGTAGAGATGAAAACTCTGGGAAAGAATGGTGTTAAAACCACAACTGTGTGTCCTTACACCATGAACACAGGAATGTTTGATGGTGTTCAAAACAAGTGAGTAAACTCTTGTGAGGTTTTTGTGCAAGTTGCATGTTTAGTGTGTTAAGTACTCCTATTTCCTTTATGAAAATGAGTTAGGCTTTTCTCTGCTTATGTTGTTTTTAGTGCTTCAGATGGGTGTTAACAGTGCCTATCCAGTGACTGGGCAACCCAAATGACAAAGGCCTAGGTACTTTACTGTTCATGTAATCTGAAATGTGAAACATAACTAGTGtcatttcctctgctgaagCCAAATGCTCCATTATCCTCTTCAGTTTCTAAATCCCCATTCAGTTCCTGAAGTCAGTGGCATAACTTCGCTCAGTATGCATGTATAATGGAAAAATTTAGGAGACAAATAAAAGTCTGGTGTGTCTTAATATGAGAAGACTCTGATTTTTCTTACGAGAAGTcatacagaaggaaaataacaatGTCCACTCACTCTAACATAATCAAGGTTCTGTTTTGCATAGGATGTGTGATATTTCCTTTCCTACTTGAATAACTGTAAAATGGAGACTTACTTTGAGTAAAATGTGAATCCAAAGCAATTTGTATTATagtaaaatttttttctctttcaggtgGCCACATGTGTTACCCATGCTGGATCCAGAGTATGTGGCTGAGAAGACAGTTACTGCTGTTCGGCAGAACCAAGAAATGTTGATCTTACCACGcatcatttattttttacttgttttaaaaTCGTAAGTTAttactttctctcttttcctctctctcttttctgtccAGGGATATTCCAGCTATGTGTTTGACTAAAAGCATGAAGTAGGCTTCTGCTTGTTGCTGCGAATTTCCATTAAGTTCTGCATATTTCTGGAGgctttgttcatttgtttctagGGGTTCAGTTTACTCTTGGACCACAGAACAATGACAGAAATGTCTAACTGTGACTTGCTGACTACAGTGAGGCGTGGTTTTACTGTGGGCTGTAGAGACTGGACCTGCTTCTCAGTAACTGCATGTCATAGAATTGTTTGGAAAAGACgtctaagatcattgagtccaccCTTAGCCCAGCACCTATCTGGTGTCTTGCTCCAGCATTAGGGCACTTCTGACTCTGTTGCAAGCCAGGTTGGGATACTGATCTGTCTGATAACTCAGGCTGCCAAATGAATGTAATAGGTACAATGAGAGGGCCAGCGGGTCTATGTTCTAGAGAGTGTACTGTCTTTTCCAGTACTAGCCAGgtgaaaataattctgtgataaAACTGCAGAACTCCTctgatgtttgttttgttcctttttatcTTCTTCCTTACAGCATCCTGCCAACGAAAGCATCTGTTGTCTTTCTGGACTATCTTGGAGTCCTCCATCTAATGGATACCTTCAAAGGTCGACCgaagaaggaatgaaaaaacataaaatttagAGACCAGCAGCTCTAAAGTGAACTCTGTTAAAGGCTGGGGGGGAAAGTTTGCTTCTATAGCAGCTGTGAACTTAGGGTGCctcatttctcattttaacaAGATGTTGAAAACTTGCTTTTTAATTGGCTCTTAACAGCTTTCATTCGACCTATTTTTTAATCCAgtgacttgttttcttttcacctCAGTATGAAAATACACTAATTGAATTTAGTTCCTTTGATTATGTCTGTTTATAATGCCTTAAATATGATCCTGCATCACAAACTAGTAATTGGCAACTTTGTGGGGAGAAGGGAGCAAGAAACTACATGTATTTAACAGGGAGCCAGAATAGCCTCTAGTGGATCTGATTTCTTGCTGCCATTCAATGAACCATGAGGATGAACTCTACTGCAGGTATCATACCCTGGTAAACTGATGAATTCAAGAGTTTCCTGAAACAACAGATTGTAATTCATATGAATGAAAGTTTTGTGCAATGAAAATATGTGCTGTGTTGGtgaaaaaacaatgaaatatattaatatttggCAGTGGTGATCTCTGAACTCACAGATGACTATGGATGTTAGAGCAGGAATGGAGAAGGATGTAAATTATGTATTTCTGCTGCTAATCTACTTTGTGcctaatttatttcaaaagctcTTGCACGGCTGCAATTTTGTAACGGAAGTCTTTGTATCTTCTAAGTGCAGTACTTTGAGAACAATTTTAAACTGTCATCTAAAAAGATTAAACTTGTAGCTATAAAGCCTAAGACTCCCAGTCTAGGTGGGCTATCCAATGTCTTGTCAAGTAGGACAATGAACTACTAAAAGCAAAGGTGTTGTATTGTGCATTAGGGATCACTTCAGAAAGGTATGATGCTGATAGAACTGGAGTCAATGGTTACAGCCATAGCTTCAGTAACAGCACAATATTTTGCTTAT includes the following:
- the LOC139671524 gene encoding epidermal retinol dehydrogenase 2-like, with product MNFFLETLKVLGLSTYYLLESLVFFVVPRRKKNVSGETVLITGAASGFGRLLSLKFARLGATLVLWDINQEGLKETVRLARENGALRVHSYICDCSKRQDIYRVADQVKREVGDVSILVNNAGIVTGKTFLNCPDSLVEKTMEVNTMAHFWTTKAFLPAMMASNHGHLVTIASTAGLCGATRLSDYCASKFGAVGFAESMDVEMKTLGKNGVKTTTVCPYTMNTGMFDGVQNKWPHVLPMLDPEYVAEKTVTAVRQNQEMLILPRIIYFLLVLKSILPTKASVVFLDYLGVLHLMDTFKGRPKKE